One Megamonas hypermegale genomic window carries:
- a CDS encoding FeoA family protein: MNVAQAKVGVSYIVNKINLTGALERRLEMLGMTSGVKLEVLNKKNHGAVILKVRGTRFAVGREIAEAIEIGGNKDE, from the coding sequence TTGAATGTAGCACAAGCTAAAGTGGGAGTTTCTTATATAGTAAATAAAATTAATTTGACAGGAGCTTTAGAACGTCGCTTAGAAATGTTGGGCATGACAAGTGGCGTCAAATTAGAAGTTCTGAATAAAAAAAATCATGGAGCAGTGATTTTAAAAGTTAGGGGAACACGTTTTGCCGTAGGCAGAGAGATTGCTGAAGCAATTGAAATAGGAGGAAACAAAGATGAATAA